The proteins below are encoded in one region of Sinorhizobium meliloti:
- the exsH gene encoding endo-1,3-1,4-beta-glycanase ExsH, with protein sequence MSKTVLNAVGTPLYYSGSSTAWFSATGSGPTLHGTAGNDSMWGDSSVNVTMIGGRGDDIYYLYSSINRAYEAAGEGVDTISTWMSYTLPANFENLTVTGSGRFAFGNETDNIIKGGSGTQTIDGRGGNDVLIGAGGADTFVFARGNGSDLITDFNYDDIVRLDGYGFTSFEQILSNVAQEGADLRLHLADGESLVFANTTADELQAHQFRLSLDRSVLSQTFSDEFNTLQLRNGTSGVWDAKFWWAPEKGATLSSNGEQQWYINPSYEPTASVNPFSVNNGVLTITAAPASEAIQAEINGYDYTSGMLTTYSSFAQTYGYFEMRADMPDDQGVWPAFWLLPADGSWPPELDVVEMRGQDSNTVIATVHSNETGSRTSIENAVKVADASGFHTYGVLWTEEEIVWYFDDAAIARADTPSDMHDPMYMLVNLAVGGIAGTPRDGLADGSEMKIDYIKAYSLDADWQI encoded by the coding sequence ATGAGCAAAACCGTATTGAACGCCGTGGGAACGCCGCTTTACTACAGCGGCAGTTCAACTGCGTGGTTCTCCGCCACCGGCTCAGGCCCCACACTCCATGGCACTGCCGGCAACGATTCCATGTGGGGCGACAGCTCCGTGAACGTCACCATGATCGGCGGTAGGGGCGACGACATCTATTACCTCTATTCGTCGATCAACCGGGCGTACGAGGCGGCCGGCGAGGGAGTGGACACGATAAGCACGTGGATGAGCTACACACTGCCGGCGAACTTCGAGAACCTCACGGTTACCGGAAGCGGCCGGTTCGCATTCGGCAACGAGACGGACAACATCATAAAGGGTGGGTCGGGAACGCAGACGATCGACGGCCGCGGCGGCAACGATGTCCTGATCGGCGCGGGCGGTGCCGACACCTTCGTATTTGCGCGAGGCAATGGAAGCGACCTGATCACCGATTTCAACTATGACGACATCGTACGCCTCGACGGCTACGGCTTCACGTCGTTCGAGCAGATTCTGTCCAATGTGGCTCAGGAAGGCGCCGATCTCCGGCTCCATCTCGCCGATGGCGAGAGTCTGGTATTCGCGAACACCACCGCCGACGAATTGCAGGCGCACCAGTTCAGGCTAAGCCTCGACCGTTCCGTCCTGTCTCAGACTTTCTCGGACGAGTTCAATACGCTTCAGCTCCGAAACGGTACAAGCGGGGTCTGGGATGCCAAATTCTGGTGGGCGCCGGAAAAGGGAGCGACGCTTTCGAGTAACGGCGAGCAGCAATGGTATATCAATCCGAGCTACGAGCCGACCGCTTCCGTCAACCCCTTCTCCGTCAACAACGGCGTGCTGACGATCACGGCCGCGCCGGCGTCGGAGGCGATCCAGGCCGAGATCAACGGCTATGATTACACGTCCGGAATGCTGACGACCTACTCGTCCTTTGCCCAGACCTACGGCTATTTCGAAATGCGCGCGGACATGCCGGACGACCAGGGCGTCTGGCCGGCCTTCTGGCTGCTGCCCGCGGATGGTTCCTGGCCGCCGGAACTCGACGTCGTGGAAATGCGCGGACAGGACTCGAATACGGTCATAGCGACGGTGCATTCCAATGAAACGGGCTCGAGAACGAGCATTGAAAATGCGGTGAAGGTCGCCGATGCGAGCGGCTTTCACACATACGGAGTGCTTTGGACGGAAGAGGAGATCGTCTGGTATTTCGACGATGCGGCGATCGCGCGCGCCGACACGCCTTCCGACATGCACGACCCAATGTACATGCTCGTCAACCTGGCGGTGGGCGGCATCGCCGGCACGCCGCGCGACGGTCTCGCCGACGGGTCCGAAATGAAGATCGACTACATCAAGGCCTATTCGCTCGACGCGGACTGGCAGATCTGA
- a CDS encoding sugar-binding protein, which yields MRKALLLAVAALALSAGTAMAQKKQLVIVVKGLDNPFFEAINQGCQKWNKENPDSEYECFYTGPASTSDEAGEAQIVQDMLGKAETAAIAISPSNAKLIAQTLKTANPSVPVMTVDADLAAEDSALRKTYLGTDNYLMGYRIGEYIKKAKPNGGKICTIEGNPGADNILRRAQGMRDALTGQKGLAELKGEGNWTEVAGCPVFTNDDGAKGVQAMTDILAANPDLDAFGIMGGWPLFGAPQPYRDLFKPMADKIAKNEFVIGAADTIGEEVAIAREGLVTALVGQRPFEMGYKAPQVMLDLIAGKPVEDPVFTGLDECTKETADTCIQK from the coding sequence ATGAGGAAGGCACTATTGCTTGCCGTTGCCGCTCTGGCACTCAGCGCCGGAACGGCCATGGCCCAGAAGAAACAGCTCGTCATCGTGGTGAAGGGGCTGGACAATCCCTTCTTCGAAGCGATCAACCAGGGTTGCCAGAAGTGGAACAAGGAAAATCCGGACTCGGAATACGAGTGCTTCTACACGGGTCCGGCCTCGACCTCGGATGAGGCCGGCGAGGCGCAGATCGTCCAGGACATGCTTGGCAAGGCGGAAACCGCAGCCATCGCCATCTCGCCATCCAATGCGAAGCTCATCGCGCAGACGTTGAAGACCGCCAATCCATCGGTCCCGGTCATGACCGTGGATGCGGATCTCGCCGCCGAAGACTCTGCCCTGCGCAAGACCTATCTCGGAACGGACAACTATCTGATGGGCTACCGCATCGGCGAATACATCAAGAAGGCCAAGCCCAATGGGGGCAAGATCTGCACCATCGAGGGCAATCCCGGCGCCGACAACATTCTGCGCCGCGCCCAGGGTATGCGGGACGCCCTGACCGGCCAGAAGGGCCTGGCGGAACTCAAGGGCGAAGGCAACTGGACGGAAGTGGCAGGCTGCCCGGTCTTCACCAATGACGACGGCGCCAAGGGCGTGCAGGCGATGACCGACATCCTTGCCGCCAATCCCGACCTCGATGCTTTCGGGATCATGGGCGGATGGCCGCTGTTCGGCGCGCCACAGCCCTATCGCGATCTGTTCAAGCCGATGGCCGACAAGATCGCCAAGAACGAATTCGTCATCGGCGCCGCCGATACGATCGGCGAGGAAGTCGCGATCGCCAGGGAAGGATTGGTCACCGCTCTCGTCGGGCAGCGGCCGTTCGAAATGGGCTATAAGGCCCCGCAGGTCATGCTGGACCTGATCGCCGGCAAACCGGTCGAAGATCCGGTCTTTACCGGCCTCGACGAGTGCACCAAGGAGACCGCGGATACCTGCATCCAGAAATAA